Proteins from a genomic interval of Oncorhynchus clarkii lewisi isolate Uvic-CL-2024 chromosome 13, UVic_Ocla_1.0, whole genome shotgun sequence:
- the LOC139365234 gene encoding NLR family CARD domain-containing protein 3-like yields the protein MTLSGEREEGGPASKMRLSGEKEEGGPASKMRLSGEHDTTAKSPVKQERPASPVTSCVSMKSDKSMGLPILFREADFSTEQRSESEILSGQSSQSHQTDLDSIFSLLEENMMTFVKNELKMFKRILSPELPEGFESQKQDKEVDAEDEKQESSAREGALKITLHVLRKMNQKELADTLEKNELAVICQRELKSNLKKKFQCVFEGIAKQGNPTLLNKIYTELYITEGGTGEVNNEHELRQIETTTRKQARPETAIKCNDIFKPLSGQDKLIRTVLTKGVAGIGKTVSVQKFILDWAEGKANQDVQFVFSFPFRELNLMKEDKHTLIELLNYFSMEIKESRISNYDKYKVLFIFDGLDECRLPLDFQNNKICCDITESTSVDVLLTNLMKGNLLPSALLWITTRPAAANKIPSECVDQVTEVRGFNDPQKEEYFRKRFRDEDLASRIISHIKTSRSLHIMCHIPVFCWISATVLEDMLKHKREEMPKTLTEMYTHLVVFHTKKKNEKYIGKEKRGPDWNKESILSLGKLAFQQLVNGNLIFYEEDLKEAGIDVNEASVYSGLCTQIFKEDCGLYQDKVYCFVHLSIQEFLAAVYVFLSFSNNNENLMAELQSTSSNDCLLKPEVTVYKSAVDEALQSETGNLDLFLRFLLGLSLESNQKHLRGLLTKTRSSSQSHEETVKYIKKKIRDSPSTERCINLFHCLNELNDHSLVEEIQSYLRSGSVSSDELSPSQWSALVFVLLTSEKELDVFDLKKYSRSEEGLLRLLPVVKASRAALLSGCLVTEEGCASLVSALRSNPSHLRELDLSNNDLKDSGVKLLSAGLGNPHCKLETLRLSGCLVTEEGCASLVSALRSNPSHLRELDLSYNHPGDSGVRLLSAGLEDPHCRLEKLNVEHGGEYTMKPGLRKYACDLTLDPNTVNRLLSLSEENRKVTRGREDRPYPNHPERFDYRKQVLCREGLTCCCYWEVEWSGRRAAIGVTYKGISRRGEGEDSLIGWNDKSWSLVCSDNLYTAWHNNNTTLIDVPPSSSHRVGVYLDWPASTLSFYRVSSDTLTHLNTFYTTFTEPLYPGFLVYDSSVSLCHEVPVSNTTWTC from the exons ATGactctctctggggagagagaggaggggggccctgcCTCCAAAATGAGACTCtctggggagaaagaggaggggggccCTGCCTCCAAAATGAGACTCTCTGGGGAACATGACACCACAGCTAAAAG cccagtcaagcaggagagaccagcctcccctgtaaccagctgtgtgtccatgaagagtgacaaGTCTATGGGTTTACCTATATTGTTCAGAGAGGCagacttttctactgaacaaag atcagagtcagagattctcagtggtcagtcttcccagagtcatcaaacagacctggactccatattcagt ttgcttGAAGAGAATATGATGACATTTGTGAAGAACGAGCTGAAGATGTTCAAGAGGATTCTTAGTCCAGAACTCCCAGAAGGCTTTGAGAGTCAGAAGCAGGATAAGGAAGTGGATGCTGAAGATGAGAAGCAGGAgagcagtgccagagagggggctctgaagatcacactacacgtcctgaggaaaatgaaccagaaggagcttgctgacacactggagaaaa ATGAACTTGCTGTGATTTGCCAACGTgaactcaaatctaatctaaagaagaagtttcaatgtgtatttgaggggatcgctaaacaaggaaacccaacacttctcaataagatctacacagagctctacatcacagagggtggaacaggagaggtcaataatgaacatgagctgagacagattgagacaacaaccaggaaacaagCAAGACCAGAGACTGCAATCAAATGTAACGACATCTTCAAACCCTTAAGTGGACAAGACAAACttatcagaactgtgctgacaaagggagtcgctggcattggaaaaacagtctctgtacagaagttcattctggactgggctgaaggaaaagcaaatcaggatgtccaatttgtattttcattcccttttcgggagctgaatttgatgaaagaggacaaacACACTTTGATTGAACTTCTCAATTACTTCTCAATGGAAATCAAAGAATCAAGAATCTCCAACTACGACAAGTAcaaagttctgttcatctttgatggtctggatgagtgccgaCTGCCCCTAGACTTCCAGAACAACAAGATCTGTTGTGACATCACAGagtcaacctcagtggatgttctgctgacaaatctcatgaagggaaatctgcttccctctgctctcctctggatcactacccgacctgcagcagccaataagatcccttcagagtgtgttgaccaggtgacagaggtacgaggtttcaatgacccacagaaggaggagtacttcaggaagagattccgtgatgaggacctggccagcagaatcatctcacacataaagacatcaaggagcctccacatcatgtgccacattccagtcttctgttggatttctgcaacagtccttgaagacatgctgaaacataagagagaagagatgcccaagactctgactgagatgtacacacaccttgtggtGTTTCACACCAAAAAGAAGAATGAAAAGTATAttgggaaagaaaagagaggtcCAGACTGGAATAAAGAAAGCATTCTGTCACTGGGaaaactggcttttcaacagcttgtgaatggcaatctgattttctatgaagaagacctgaaagaGGCTGGCATTGATGTCAATGAAGCCTCAGTGTACTCAGGATTGTGCACACAGATCTTCAAAGAGGATTGTGGGCTGTACCAGGACAAGGTGTACTGCTTCGTgcatctgagcattcaggagtttctggctgctgtatatgTGTTCCTTTCATTCAGCAACAACAATGAAAATCTAATGGCCGAACTGCAATCAACATCTAGTAACGATTGTCTACTGAAGCCAGAAGTTACTGTCTACAAGAGCGCTGTGGATGAAGCCTTACAAAGTGAGACGGgaaacctggaccttttcctccgcttccttctgggtctctcactggagtccaatcagaagcaCTTACGAGGTCTACTGACAAAGACAAGAAGCAGCTCACAGAGCCATGAAGAAACAGTCAAGTACATCAAGAAGAAGATCAGGGACAGTCCATCTACAGAGAGGTGCATCAATttgttccactgtctgaatgaactgaatgaccattctctagtggaggagatccaaagcTACCTGAGATCAGGAAGTGTCTCCAGTGATGAACTCTCACCTTcacagtggtcagctctggtctttgtgttgctgacttcagaaaaggagctggatgtgtttgacctgaagaaatactccagatcagaggaaggtcttctgaggctgctgccagtggtcaaagcctccagagCTGCTCT gctgtcaggctgtctagtcacagaggaaggctgtgcttctctggtctcagctctgaggtcaaacccctcacacctgagagagctggatctgagtaacaatgacctgaaggattcaggagtgaagctgctctctgctggacttgggaatccccactgtaaactggagactctgag gctgtcaggctgtctagtcactGAAGAAGGCTGTGCTTccctggtctcagctctgaggtcaaacccctcacacctgagagaactggacctgagctacaatcacccaggagactcaggagtcagactgctctctgctggactggaggatccacactgcagactggagaaactcaa tgtggaacatggtggagagTACACAATGAAGCCTGGActtagaaaat atgcctgtgatctcacactggacccaaacacagtaaacagactcctctctctgtctgaggagaacagaaaggtgacaCGTGGGAGAGAGGATCGGCCATATCCTaatcacccagagagatttgacTACAGGAAgcaggtgctgtgtagagagggtctgacatgctgctgttactgggaggtagagtggagtgggagAAGGGCTGCtataggagtgacatataaaggaatcagcaggagaggagagggtgaggacagTCTGATTGGATGGaatgacaagtcctggagtctggtctgcTCTGACAACCTTTATACGGCCTGGCacaataataataccactctcatAGACGTCCCCCCCTCCAGCtcccacagagtaggagtgtatctggactggccagccagcactctgtccttctacagagtctcctctgacacactgacccacctgaACACATTCTACAccacattcactgagcccctctatccagggtttctGGTTTATGactcctcagtgtccctgtgtcACGAGGTCCCTGTGTCAAACACAACTTGGACCTGCTGA